From the Polaribacter gangjinensis genome, the window AGTTTAGAAATTTCGGATTTTGCCATCACAACAAAAGAACCTTTTTTGGGTGATACACTTTTTGCTGCTGAAAAATTAATGGGTACTTTTAAAATTACAACACTTTTTCAAAATGAAAATAAACCTATTGAAATTCAAAGTATTGCTGCTGAAAACGGACAAATAAACATCCTTTTTAATAAAGAAAATTTGGGAAATTATGATATCGCTTTGAAAAATGAAGAAACCAATGCTGAACAAAGCAGTTTTTCTATGGATATCAATCAATATACAGTAAACAATACTCGATTTACCTATTTTGATGAAAGCTCAAAAAACAAAGTAATTTTAGATAGTATTTATCACACAGGTTCAGGAAATTTTGCAGAAGATATTTTTAATTTAGACACCAAATCAACAACAAATCTTTCGTTATTTATCAATGATGTGAATTATGTAAATGACGTAAATGTTTCTTTAGATGCTGTTTTAGAAATTGATTTAAAGAACTCAAAATATACTTTCAAAGAAAACAAAGGATTCATCAATCAGTTAGCCTTAGGATTTGATGGTTTTGTGCAATTAGTTGATGAAACACAATTATATGACATAACGTTTAAAACGCCTACATCCGATTTTAAAAACTTCCTAGCATTGTTGCCAAAACAATATTCAGGGAATTTAAATGGCATTAAAACCTCAGGAAATTTTGATTTGAACGGTTTTGTAAAAGGAACCTTGTCAGAAACAACAATTCCTGGTTTTGATATTACAATTGCATCCAAAAATGCCATGTTTAAATATGATGCGTTGCCAAAATCCGTAGAAAAAATAACAATTGATGCTAAAATCATCAACCAAACAGGATTTGTAAAAGATACTTATGTACATCTGAATAATTTGACTTTTAAAATTGATCAAGATGTTTTTGCTGCCAATGGAAGTTTTGCAAACATTACTACCAATCCAAGTGTTAATTTGGCTGCAAAAGGAACCATTAACTTGGCAAATATTGGCAAAGTATATCCTGCACCATTTAAAAAACAGCTAGAAGGAATTTTAAAAGCTGATATTGTTACACAATTTGATATGGATGCCATAGAAAAAGGAAATTATGAACGCATCAACAACGCAGGAAAAATTACCGTAAGCAATTTTAAATATGAAGGTGCAGCAGTTGCTAATCCATTTTTTATTGACAAAACATCCGTAACATTCAATACAAAATCAATTCAGTTGAATGAATTCAATGCAAAAACAGGAAAATCCGACATTGCTATCAATGGAAAGTTGGATAATTTTTACGGATTTATCTTTAAAGATCAAGTATTGAAAGGAAATTTCAACCTAATTTCTGATAATTTTGTAGTAGCTGATTTTTTAGCTGATACAGAAAATACCACTGAAAACAAGCAAGAAGCCCCTTTAAAAATTCCTGCTTTTTTAGATTGTACTTTAAACGCTACTGCAAAAAATGTAACGTATGACAATTTAAAATTAACCAATGTTTCAGGAATTGTGGTGATTAAAGACGAAGCTGTAAATCTTCAAAATATAAAATCAGATATTTTTGGAGGTAAAATTGGCTTTAATGGAAACGTCTCTACAAAAGAAAAGACCTCAAAATTTGCCATGGATTTAAATTTACAACAATTAAATATTGCAGAATCATTTAGCAAACTAGACATGTTAAAATCTATTGCGCCAATTGCCAAAACGATTGAGGGAAAAATAAATTCAACCATCAAAGTTTCTGGAAATTTAAATGAGGATATGACTCCGAATTTAAAAACCATTTCAGGTGATTTATTTGGTAAATTACTAAGTCCTAAATTAAATGCGAGCAACTCTAAAGCATTGAGTTTATTGGGTGATAAAGTTTCATTTTTAGATGTTAGCAAACTAAATTTAGATGGTATCAATGCGTTTTTATCCTTTGAAAACGGACAAGTAACTGTAAAACCAATTCCATTAAAATACAGTGATGTTGGCATTGAAATCGGAGGAAAACATGCTTTTGACAATACTATGAATTACAATATTGTGTTTGATGTTCCTGTAAAATATTTAGGCACAGAGGTTACCAATTTAATCTCAAAATTATCACCTAAAGATGCCAATCAAATTAAAAGTATTCCTGTAAAAGCAAATTTAGCAGGTAGTTTTTCTAATCCTTCTTTTACAAGTGATCTAAAACAGGCAACTACCAATTTGATAAATACGCTTGTTGCGCAACAAAAACAACAACTTATAGACCAAGGAAAAGACAAACTTACCAACTTGATAAATGGTGGTGATGCAAAAAAAGACACCACAAAAACCACTGATTTAAAAGAGACTGTAAATAAAAAAGTAAAAAATACCTTACAAAACTTATTTAAAAAGAAAAAAGATACTGCAAAAAAAGGCAATTAAAACTATTAAAAACAATGTCTTACTAAAAAAAAGGTCGTCTAAAAATAATTTTTAAACGACCTTTTTTATTGATTATTAGTTTTTAACTAGCTAAAAGACCGAACATTCCTACTACAAAAATCAAAGCATATAATGACAAAATGATGATGGTAAAAACACCTAAAAATTTATAGTGCGATTTTAGCATTTCAAAAGATGCTGTTAAAATTTCATCTTCTTTCAAAGACAAAGCAGCTTTCATTTTATTGGCAAATTGCATCAAATAATACACAGGAAATAAATAAATACCTGCCATTACTAAATAAATAATCGCAATGATTTTTCCCATATTAAATGGAAGGTTTTGGTATTGAGGCAATGAACCAAAAATGGTATTTGCAAACAACGCAAAAATCACTAAAAATGCAATTCCTATAAATCCAACAATTGATAAGAAAAAAGCCCATTTTGCGGTTTCTTTCAAATAACTTTTAGCCTCGCTAGTTAATTTTAATTCTGCTAATTGAATAATTGGTTCTGACATAGTGTTCTTTTTTATTTTTTGATGCTCAAATATACCTTATTTCTTAAAATTTGAAATCGTTTTTTTGATGATTTCTATGCACTCATGCAACTGAGTTTCTGTCATTACCAAAGGTGGTGCAAAACGAATAATATTTCCATGCGTTGGTTTTGCAAGTAAGCCATTGTCACGCAATTGCAAACAAATATTCCAAGCTGTATCACTATCTTCAGTATCATTAATCACAATAGCATTTAGCAAACCTTTGCCTCTAACCAATGAAATCAAATCATTTTTGGATGCAAAATTTGCCAATTCCTGTCTGAATATTTTACCCAATCTGTCAGCATTTTCAGCCAATTTTTCATCGCGAACAACTTCTAAAGCAGCCATAGCAACTGCTCCTGCAATCGGATTTCCACCAAAAGTCGATCCGTGATTTCCTGGTTTAATTACATTCATAATAGGATCATCTGCCAAAACTGCTGAAACAGGATATGCGCCTCCACTCAAGGCTTTTCCAAGAATCAAAATATCAGGTTTAACTTCAGGCGTTCCTGAACAATTTTTATCTGCACAAGTACAATTTCCACAAGTTGCTAACAAACGTCCTGTTCTTGCAATTCCTGTTTGTACTTCGTCAGCAATAAAAAGCACATTGTGTTGTTCGCACAAACGTTTTGCAGCAGCTAAATATCCTTCAGAAGGTACATATACTCCAGCTTCACCTTGAATGGGCTCTACCAAAAAAGCGGCAATATTTGGGTTAGATTGCAATGCTTTTTTTAAAGCTTGCAAATTATCATATTCAATTTTGATA encodes:
- the rocD gene encoding ornithine--oxo-acid transaminase, coding for MTVLEQLTSQQAIDLENKYGAHNYHPLPVVLSRGEGVYVWDVEGKKYFDFLSAYSAVNQGHCHPKIVNALVQQAQTLALTSRAFHNDVLGKYEQFATNFFGFDKLLPMNTGAEAVETALKIARKWAYEVKGIDENEAEIVVCENNFHGRTTTIISFSNDENARKNFGPFTKGFIKIEYDNLQALKKALQSNPNIAAFLVEPIQGEAGVYVPSEGYLAAAKRLCEQHNVLFIADEVQTGIARTGRLLATCGNCTCADKNCSGTPEVKPDILILGKALSGGAYPVSAVLADDPIMNVIKPGNHGSTFGGNPIAGAVAMAALEVVRDEKLAENADRLGKIFRQELANFASKNDLISLVRGKGLLNAIVINDTEDSDTAWNICLQLRDNGLLAKPTHGNIIRFAPPLVMTETQLHECIEIIKKTISNFKK
- a CDS encoding DUF5362 family protein; amino-acid sequence: MSEPIIQLAELKLTSEAKSYLKETAKWAFFLSIVGFIGIAFLVIFALFANTIFGSLPQYQNLPFNMGKIIAIIYLVMAGIYLFPVYYLMQFANKMKAALSLKEDEILTASFEMLKSHYKFLGVFTIIILSLYALIFVVGMFGLLAS
- a CDS encoding AsmA-like C-terminal region-containing protein, which encodes MTTEKKKKSKLKKILQYSFFTVLFLLIFLVSTPFIFKDKIVKMVVDGINKNINATLTYSDTDISLIKNFPKVSLEISDFAITTKEPFLGDTLFAAEKLMGTFKITTLFQNENKPIEIQSIAAENGQINILFNKENLGNYDIALKNEETNAEQSSFSMDINQYTVNNTRFTYFDESSKNKVILDSIYHTGSGNFAEDIFNLDTKSTTNLSLFINDVNYVNDVNVSLDAVLEIDLKNSKYTFKENKGFINQLALGFDGFVQLVDETQLYDITFKTPTSDFKNFLALLPKQYSGNLNGIKTSGNFDLNGFVKGTLSETTIPGFDITIASKNAMFKYDALPKSVEKITIDAKIINQTGFVKDTYVHLNNLTFKIDQDVFAANGSFANITTNPSVNLAAKGTINLANIGKVYPAPFKKQLEGILKADIVTQFDMDAIEKGNYERINNAGKITVSNFKYEGAAVANPFFIDKTSVTFNTKSIQLNEFNAKTGKSDIAINGKLDNFYGFIFKDQVLKGNFNLISDNFVVADFLADTENTTENKQEAPLKIPAFLDCTLNATAKNVTYDNLKLTNVSGIVVIKDEAVNLQNIKSDIFGGKIGFNGNVSTKEKTSKFAMDLNLQQLNIAESFSKLDMLKSIAPIAKTIEGKINSTIKVSGNLNEDMTPNLKTISGDLFGKLLSPKLNASNSKALSLLGDKVSFLDVSKLNLDGINAFLSFENGQVTVKPIPLKYSDVGIEIGGKHAFDNTMNYNIVFDVPVKYLGTEVTNLISKLSPKDANQIKSIPVKANLAGSFSNPSFTSDLKQATTNLINTLVAQQKQQLIDQGKDKLTNLINGGDAKKDTTKTTDLKETVNKKVKNTLQNLFKKKKDTAKKGN